A genomic window from Chrysoperla carnea chromosome 3, inChrCarn1.1, whole genome shotgun sequence includes:
- the LOC123296521 gene encoding sulfhydryl oxidase 2 isoform X1, which yields MIMAKNNNSLITILITLFFLLVTIDTPNAASLNSKQNEFPGLYTLDDNIELLTNDNFDKKLYGKKYSWLIEFYSSWCGHCQKFAPFWKSFALDVLDWTNFIKIGAIDCAQEDNTPVCRQFEIMGYPTVLYFHENYEAGPKNFGSPMKSFGGVDYLRAHLIEMLKNEQSKGSAKHIPSLLPYIDENVNGLWDLVENKPFVFVIVENTNSTLCAEIILDYAHVNDIVNIKCVKTNSSSILNKLSIVQIPSSPILLVVFKDLSVIPITPRNKSRTTFKNAIKVFLGSKDIDIPKQSLYEFNKDLRDSVPNFQNNIKESLNQMGDVVFQVDLENTIHYSLKHEISAMKIIDGVRYEALIDFFRVLIKYFPFGKNGIDFLTELKYRVEQSADNTITGEAISSHIHDLEQQYDPVYSLPLQWLGCRGSTPSKRGYPCGLWKLFHVLTVQSSELNPPGVDNNEVLTAMHGYIKNFFGCTHCSQHFQKMATDRKIFDVVTPDDSIIWLWESHNIVNKRLAGDETEDPSFPKVEFPTNENCQECRDSNGRWNRGEVLKYLKQVYSAQNIQKQMPDVSNKSVTSASRASRINSFDVRSIWIKYGWMLLILL from the coding sequence atgattatggctaaaaacaacaatagcttaattactattttaataacattgttttttttactgGTTACCATTGACACACCAAATGCAGCCTCATTAAATAGCAAACAAAATGAATTTCCTGGATTATATACGCTAGAtgataatattgaattattaacaaatgataattttgataaaaaattatatggtaaaaaatattcatggtTAATTGAATTTTACAGTAGCTGGTGTGGCCACTGTCAAAAATTTGCACCATTTTGGAAATCATTTGCTTTAGATGTACTTGATtggacaaattttataaaaattggtgcAATCGATTGTGCTCAAGAAGATAACACACCAGTATGTCGACAATTCGAGATAATGGGTTATCCAACGgtactttattttcatgaaaactatGAAGCTGgtccaaaaaattttggttcacCGATGAAATCCTTTGGTGGTGTTGATTATTTACGTGcgcatttaattgaaatgttaaaaaatgaacaaagtAAAGGTAGTGCAAAACATATACCATCATTGTTGCCGTATATTGATGAGAATGTTAACGGTTTATGGGATTTAGTTGAAAATAAaccatttgtttttgttattgtagAAAATACTAATTCAACATTATGTGCTGAAATCATTTTAGATTATGCTCATGTAAATGATATTGTTAATATTAAGTGTGTGAAAACGAATTCTAGttcgattttaaataaattaagtatcgTGCAAATACCGAGTAGTCCAATTTTATTAGTTGTATTTAAAGATTTAAGTGTGATACCGATAACACCTCGAAATAAAAGTAGGACTAcatttaaaaatgcaattaaagTGTTTTTAGGATCCAAAGATATTGATATACCAAAACAAAGTTTATACGAATTTAATAAAGATTTACGGGATTCGgtaccaaattttcaaaataatatcaaagaaTCCCTAAATCAAATGGGTGATGTAGTTTTTCAAGTTGATCTagaaaatacaatacattattcattaaaacatgaaatttcagcaatgaaaattattgacgGAGTTAGATATGAAgctttaatcgatttttttagagtgcttatcaaatattttccatttggTAAAAATGGTATCGACTTTTTAACTGAATTAAAATATCGGGTAGAACAAAGTGCTGATAATACTATAACGGGTGAAGCGATATCTAGTCATATTCATGATTTAGAGCAACAATATGATCCCGTTTATTCATTACCGTTACAATGGTTAGGATGTCGAGGTAGTACACCATCAAAACGTGGTTATCCATGTGGTTTATGGAAATTATTCCACGTTTTAACGGTACAATCTAGTGAATTAAATCCGCCGGGTGTTGATAACAACGAAGTATTAACCGCAATGCATggttatattaaaaacttttttggatgTACACATTGTAgtcaacattttcaaaaaatggctACCGATCGTAAAATATTTGATGTTGTTACACCCGACGATAGTATAATTTGGCTATGGGAATcacataatattgtaaataaacgTTTAGCTGGTGATGAAACTGAAGATCCAAGTTTTCCGAAAGTTGAATTTCcaacaaatgaaaattgtcaAGAATGTCGTGATTCAAATGGTCGCTGGAATCGTGgtgaagttttaaaatatttgaaacaagtgTACAGtgcacaaaatattcaaaagcaAATGCCAGATGTATCCAATAAAAGTGTAACTAGTGCTAGCAGAGCTTCCAGGATCAATTCCTTTGAT
- the LOC123296521 gene encoding sulfhydryl oxidase 2 isoform X2 produces the protein MIMAKNNNSLITILITLFFLLVTIDTPNAASLNSKQNEFPGLYTLDDNIELLTNDNFDKKLYGKKYSWLIEFYSSWCGHCQKFAPFWKSFALDVLDWTNFIKIGAIDCAQEDNTPVCRQFEIMGYPTVLYFHENYEAGPKNFGSPMKSFGGVDYLRAHLIEMLKNEQSKGSAKHIPSLLPYIDENVNGLWDLVENKPFVFVIVENTNSTLCAEIILDYAHVNDIVNIKCVKTNSSSILNKLSIVQIPSSPILLVVFKDLSVIPITPRNKSRTTFKNAIKVFLGSKDIDIPKQSLYEFNKDLRDSVPNFQNNIKESLNQMGDVVFQVDLENTIHYSLKHEISAMKIIDGVRYEALIDFFRVLIKYFPFGKNGIDFLTELKYRVEQSADNTITGEAISSHIHDLEQQYDPVYSLPLQWLGCRGSTPSKRGYPCGLWKLFHVLTVQSSELNPPGVDNNEVLTAMHGYIKNFFGCTHCSQHFQKMATDRKIFDVVTPDDSIIWLWESHNIVNKRLAGDETEDPSFPKVEFPTNENCQECRDSNGRWNRGEVLKYLKQVYSAQNIQKQMPDVSNKSVTSASRASRINSFDQTGGL, from the exons atgattatggctaaaaacaacaatagcttaattactattttaataacattgttttttttactgGTTACCATTGACACACCAAATGCAGCCTCATTAAATAGCAAACAAAATGAATTTCCTGGATTATATACGCTAGAtgataatattgaattattaacaaatgataattttgataaaaaattatatggtaaaaaatattcatggtTAATTGAATTTTACAGTAGCTGGTGTGGCCACTGTCAAAAATTTGCACCATTTTGGAAATCATTTGCTTTAGATGTACTTGATtggacaaattttataaaaattggtgcAATCGATTGTGCTCAAGAAGATAACACACCAGTATGTCGACAATTCGAGATAATGGGTTATCCAACGgtactttattttcatgaaaactatGAAGCTGgtccaaaaaattttggttcacCGATGAAATCCTTTGGTGGTGTTGATTATTTACGTGcgcatttaattgaaatgttaaaaaatgaacaaagtAAAGGTAGTGCAAAACATATACCATCATTGTTGCCGTATATTGATGAGAATGTTAACGGTTTATGGGATTTAGTTGAAAATAAaccatttgtttttgttattgtagAAAATACTAATTCAACATTATGTGCTGAAATCATTTTAGATTATGCTCATGTAAATGATATTGTTAATATTAAGTGTGTGAAAACGAATTCTAGttcgattttaaataaattaagtatcgTGCAAATACCGAGTAGTCCAATTTTATTAGTTGTATTTAAAGATTTAAGTGTGATACCGATAACACCTCGAAATAAAAGTAGGACTAcatttaaaaatgcaattaaagTGTTTTTAGGATCCAAAGATATTGATATACCAAAACAAAGTTTATACGAATTTAATAAAGATTTACGGGATTCGgtaccaaattttcaaaataatatcaaagaaTCCCTAAATCAAATGGGTGATGTAGTTTTTCAAGTTGATCTagaaaatacaatacattattcattaaaacatgaaatttcagcaatgaaaattattgacgGAGTTAGATATGAAgctttaatcgatttttttagagtgcttatcaaatattttccatttggTAAAAATGGTATCGACTTTTTAACTGAATTAAAATATCGGGTAGAACAAAGTGCTGATAATACTATAACGGGTGAAGCGATATCTAGTCATATTCATGATTTAGAGCAACAATATGATCCCGTTTATTCATTACCGTTACAATGGTTAGGATGTCGAGGTAGTACACCATCAAAACGTGGTTATCCATGTGGTTTATGGAAATTATTCCACGTTTTAACGGTACAATCTAGTGAATTAAATCCGCCGGGTGTTGATAACAACGAAGTATTAACCGCAATGCATggttatattaaaaacttttttggatgTACACATTGTAgtcaacattttcaaaaaatggctACCGATCGTAAAATATTTGATGTTGTTACACCCGACGATAGTATAATTTGGCTATGGGAATcacataatattgtaaataaacgTTTAGCTGGTGATGAAACTGAAGATCCAAGTTTTCCGAAAGTTGAATTTCcaacaaatgaaaattgtcaAGAATGTCGTGATTCAAATGGTCGCTGGAATCGTGgtgaagttttaaaatatttgaaacaagtgTACAGtgcacaaaatattcaaaagcaAATGCCAGATGTATCCAATAAAAGTGTAACTAGTGCTAGCAGAGCTTCCAGGATCAATTCCTTTGAT cAAACAGGAGGTCTTTAG